The sequence cagctgtTGCTTGCTGGATTGCGGACTCGCCCGAATCTCTGTCCACTTTCGGAGACGCATCCGACGGCGTTCCCGGCTTGCGTTGGATTGTAACGCATCACATTGCCTGCATCCATCTATCGAGCACAGATCCAGTGCTTGCCCTTGACGCTGCGGCAGGCTGATTGTGCGGCTGGGCGATCAAGCCTAAACGGCTTCGATCCATCGAGACAATCGCAAAGCATGCCAGAAGGTGCAGTCAGTCACTTGAAGTGCATCGCTGTCTTCCACTCACCCGCTGAGCGCGTCTCTCGCACCTCTTCGGCTCCTCACTGCCGCTGCCTATGTCAAGCCGCTTTTGCTTGGTGGCGCACAAGTTTGATGCTCGGTTGCAGACACAGTCACCCATGTAACGCTGTCCCGTCCCTCGGGTTTCCAAAAAGATGCTCTGGCAGCTCACCCTTTTCGACAAGCGCGCTGTCACCTCCGCCTAGCTCCTTCGCTTATTCAGGCGTGTTTCAGGCTGGTACCGAGAGACTTACTTCTGCCCATTTCGCCGACCACCTACATTTGAGCTTCGGCTTCTCAGCGTCATtcacagctgcagcaccttTCGCTGCGCGGCAACCCcacaattgtgaatgtcGTCAAAACGTAAAGTTGAAAGTTACAAACGAACCAAAGCGCTTCATTCGTGTACGCAGCTGATCAACCTCCTTCTCGGCGCTGATATGGTAGCTAGCAGCCGCTCAAGCCACGTCTGCATTGTGCCTGTACAGCGCGCCATTTTGACGCTTCGCAACAGAATAGGCTCAAAAACGTCCGAGCAGTAGCGTCGCCACGCAGCGACCGAACGAATTCGTTGCGTCAATGGCATCCGGCTGTCCGTCAAGATAAAAGGTGATACCGGCCTTGAAGCATCTCCCCTTTGTCGTCCATGTCGCCTTGATCTCCAATCAGAGAAAACCTCTTGCCTTCTTATGGCTCGAACAGCCCACCTGGCTCTCTCAAACACCATTTTTCCAACCGGCTCTCGCTTTCAAAGATGATGTTGCCCAGCTTCTCACCTCCCGGTTTCGGTCGACGCAGACGGGCGACCTCTGAGAGCACAAACGATTCTAGCCACTCCTCCAGAAGTCGCAAACCCTCTCGGGTCATTTCTCAGATGGACGACTGGAGCGATGGATTCACAGGCCTCGTAGACCTTGACCGTCGCATGCGCAAGCTCGCCATGTCCGATCAAGATGTTTCTTCCTTTGGTCTTAGCGACGGTCTCTGCAACAACGAAGCTTACTCGCTCACTACCTTGTCTTTGACAGAGCGGGTACAATCGCGGAGACACAGTACGTCTGAGTCGCGACCCAACAGCTCGCCGAGGTCATCGCTGGCGATAGGACAGAGCAATCCGTCGATTGGGCCTTCGTATAGTTCGACCATGGCAACCTCGCGCTTTTCGCAAGACTCGCGTCGTGCCTCGTTGTCGCTACTCTCCAAGCGCAGGTCCATCGCAGGCAACACGATTGATTCTTTCGAAAGTGTCCATAGCGCGTTGCGGCTGGCACCTCTGCCCACGTCGGCATCTGTCTTGAGCAACAGTCGGCTGACGAATGCGAGCGCGTTTTTCAAGTCGACACGATCGACGAGTACTTTATCGGCGTCATCATGGACgggcgaggaagatgagctCTCGCACCCAGCGCTTGTGGgctcgatggcgtcgagacagcagcaggaggcGCTCTCACCCGGCacagcagccgctgctACATGGATGGATCCTTCGGCGCCCAGCTATTTCGCCGCGTGCATCGGGGGCAGTCGTGGAGATTACAAACACAAGTCACGGTCTCTATACAAGAAACTCGCTCGTGCGCCTCTGCCACGACTTGTGTCGGGTGAAGTGGTCTCTTCTCCTGTCGCTGAATCGGCCGAGCCACGGCGGGCGGATGCGCTGTATGGCATGCAAATGGGTGAATTGGATACATGGCAGTCAATCAATTCTCATCTCACGCCTGATCGCACTAGCGATGACGTGCGACACGCAGGCATGCGCTCGTCAGCGGCTTCACATACGGTCACGCACACGTTGAGGCGCTCGGCTCAGTCACTAGCCCTGAACCTGCGCTTCAAGTTGATCCGTGCCAGACGATCCGCCTTGTCCACGAGGAGCTCGGACGTGAGGTCGCATTCGACTTGATCCACTTGGGCTTCTCAACGTTGACGCGCAGTCAGTCAGGATGATTTTTAGCATTCCAACGTCCAGTCACGAGCTGAACTTTGTTAGCAGCACAGTCGCTACAGGTATCGTCGCAATTACGCATTTCGTTTTTCATAGTTGTAGTTGAGGAGCTTAGTTTGCAAGTTATGCGCTCGCACTGAGCATGCACGCTCCGAGTTGGTGTTGACATGTCAGTAACCGAGGGCGGAGCGTCTGAGGAGTTTCGTATTGGCCCTTTGCTCGTTTCGAAAGGGGGCGACTTGGGACCAGCCCTCATGGGATAAGTGGGGGGGTAGGTGTTGTTGTTGGTTggagtgttggtcttgtgTGGAGGGGGGGTGTTGAAGGTGGGGCGGGAGGAGGCCGAGCAGGGCGTTCTGGTAGGCAGTGTCGGAGGGGTAGCCTAGATCGGAAGAGTGGTTGGTGTGGGTGGAATGTGGGAGCGTGGTGGACCATTTGGTGGGATCCGTGGTGGGGATCGAGGGGTCGAGTCGAGGGAGTGCTGTTGAACCAGGAGCCGGAAGGATGGCGCCAGACCAAGCCGCAGCTACGATGCGCGACTGAACGTGTGTGAAAGGCATGGGTACGATCCGAATCGGCGCGCCCAACACGCAGATGGATGCATCGACGGCGTAAAACAGACTCCAATCATCAAGCCATGTCAAGAAAGGCGCTGTACGGTGCGCTGGTGTCGAGGCTGGTGCCGCGCTTGCGGCCTGATGCGCAGGAGGTGGGATGAGCGGACATCGGTCGAATGGCGATACACACTGATCGAGATAGGGAAACTCATAGACGTACCCGGTagcgaagacgatgacgtcGATGTTGTCTATCGTCTGTCCACCGTGGAAGACGACGGTGGAGTGCGAGATGCTGTCGATACGAGGGACTACGGTGATGCGTTTTGCCCACGCGGGCGCGTCGTTGGAGCGCGGATCGAAGTCCAACGGCGGAGACTTGTCGATGTCTTGGTACGAATGCAGAATGTTGGCGCGCGATGCGTGCGCGTGGTTGCAAGCGTCAATGTACGCTTTCGTAGCAGCTTGACCTTCGGGAAGTGTACGCACGATGTAGCCGCTCAGTTCACGAACAATGTCGGAGCCAGAACTCGAATTGCCCACGACCAAGACCGTCTTTCCCTGCCACGCCAGTGGCGATCTATACCATGCGCTGTGAATCACCTCGCCCGTGAAGCTTTGCAGACCAGCGATGGTCGGGATCCAAGGAGTGTTGCACCTGCCACTGGCGATCACTACGTGGTCAAAGACATCCTCGCTTTTCTCGCCACTGTCAACGTGTGTCGAGGCAACATGCCACTTGCTTCCCGAGCCGATCCTCTGCTGCGCCTGGAATGCATCGTGAGACGTACGTCGAACCGAGCAGACAGCCGTAGCGAGTCGCACATCAACATGCTTTGCATGTGGCTGTTGCAAGAGTTGGCTAGCGAATCGCTCGATGTACTCGTGCACTGTGCTGCGATCCGGGAACATGGGTGTGCCGCAAGCGAACGGATGTGACCGATATGCCATTACGTCGCACGGCAGATTGGTGCGCAATCCGTCATACATGGCGCCTGGCGGACGAAACGTTCCGTCATCAGAGCCATCCTTCCTGTCGCCGGACCAGAGCGCAAACGCGCGACCGTACGAGTCGTACCTTATCACGCACGCGCCCGGTTGCGCATCGTATACCCACACCCCGCCAAATCCAGCACGTCGTTCATACAGCGTAACGTCAAAGTCCGCAATCTCGACCAATTGCGACAGACACGATAGCCCCGCCGGCCCGCCACCAATGATCGCCACCCGCCGTCTTGCGCCTGCATCGCTAGTCATGTTTCGTACTGTCGCATATACTCTACGCAACATACGCACTCGCACCAAACGCCCATGCAAAGACAATCACTTGCATCCAAGATCAACCTAGTCCGCAACAACTCCACGCTTTACCTCGATAGTGCACGTCGTGGTGGATTGGTCTGTCACAGTCGTCCTACGTTCACCGTCCCAAAAGCAAAATCTTGTCGCCCAACGCAACCCTCAGAAAGCAGGGTCCAATCACCAAAATCAcaaagcgtgaatcgtggatcgtgaatcacgaatattgGCCGATCTGGACGccaaaatcgtgaatcgcgacccaatcacgaaattacgaatcgtcaACAGGCGACGATGGACAAGATGATTTGCACACAAACATATACACACATACACAGCGTGTAGAAAAGCTTGGAGCTTGCAACGGTGGCATTGTCGCACGATCACCACATCAACACAGGTGAGTGAACGTTGCACATACGTGGCGGGTAAGCGGCTTAGTTGAAAACGACAGTCTTGGCGCCGTTCAAAAGCACCCTCCTCTCGGCTGTCCACTTGACGGCTCTGGCGAGGACGCGTGCCTCGACATCCGAGCCCGCCTGGACGAGGTCGGCGGGCGTCATGGCGTGATCGACCCTCTCGACAGCCTGTTCGATAATGGGTCCTTCATCCAGGTCCGCGGTCACAAAATGCGCTGTGGCACCGATCAACTTGACGCCTCTCTCAAACGCCTGGTGGTATGGCTTTGCGCCTttgaagctcggcaagaaGGAATGGTGGATGTTGATGATCCTGCCACTGAACAGACTGCACAGTTGCGGAGAGAGGATCTGCATGTAACGCGCGAGGACGATCATGTCAATGTCGTACtgtttggcgagcttgaccatctcggcttcCTGCCATTCCTTTGTTTTGCCCTGAGCGACATCGATGGGGAGGTGGTAGAAGGGGATCCCGTTAGCCTTGGCGAGCGGCTCGTAATCTGGGTGGTTCGAGATGATAAGCGGCACGGTGATGGGCAGAGTCTTGTTGGAAAGACGGAAGAGAAGATCGTTGAGACAGTGACCGATCTTGGAGACCATGATCAGCGTGCGTGGTTTTTCCTCTGCGCCAAAGATCTTGACGGAAACGTCGGCCTGTTTGGCgaactcgtcgtcgaaTTCCGCCTTGACTCTGGCAAGAAAAGCATTTCGCTGCTGAGCGTAATTTGGAGCACTTGGGTCTGGGTGCGAGCCGTGTTCGGGTTCGGGCTCAGAGGCGTGAACGCGCATGAAGAACGTGCCTGTGGTGGGGTCGCCGAACTGCGCCGAGTCCATGATGTTCATGTTACGACGTGCCAAGAAGCCCGAGATCCTATGCACGATGCCTGGGCCGTCGGGACCGGAGAGCGTAAGGATGATCGACGGAGGCGGCAGCGCCGAAGCGGGCTGCTTGGGTCGAACTTTGGAGGGCAGCATCGAGTGGTGAGACGCCGCGTCCACGCCAGATGTACGAGTCGACATGTTttcgagatcggcgagcGAACGGAGTGTTCGCGTTGTGATGGAAGAGTTGATCGTAGTGCCGAGAGCTGAAAAGCCAGTCGTGGACGGACGAAGCTGAGTACGTGCGGTAGATGCAAGAGCCGAAGAAGCGAGCTTCGATCCGACGAGAGTGAACATGGAATGCGGCCTCGCCAGTAGATGGAccgtcgatgatgatgatcgTAGCAGAGGCACAGATGGCAGACCGAGAGAAGAAGCcactcgtgaatcgtgaatcgtgaatgccacTTTGTTCTCTCAGTCGGAAATTTACCACGTCGTGGCTCTTTACGCTTGATTTTTTTGGTTTTGTTTTCTGCTgcacacactcacaactttTGACAGGCTCGCCTAAAAGCCGACAGCCAAGCTGtttcatgattcgtgattagaTCTGATatgtattcgtgattcattcgtgattcattcatgattgacAAATATATATCTCAGTTATGTGCCAGTTCCACGTTGACcacgttgcacgttggaCGCCTTTTCTTCTATTGTCTCGTGATCCAACCAACTGATGTCAATTCAAGCCAAGGCTGCACTGGGCCGATGAAGATCTTGAGCATTCGCAGCCGCCCAGAGCTGCGCTGAGCTGTGCTGAGCTGtgctgagcttgtcgtcgcAAATTCGCACCTCGCGCGAGTCACGCTCGACAAAACGGCGTgcgaatcacaatcacgaatcgtgaggTGCCGgtctattcacgatttggccacatccaatcacgaatctccACGCACCAAGCAGACGCTCCGATGGGCGCTCCGatgccattcgtgattcgtgattcgtgattcgtgattcgtgattcgtgatt comes from Mycosarcoma maydis chromosome 1, whole genome shotgun sequence and encodes:
- a CDS encoding uncharacterized protein (related to Formyltetrahydrofolate deformylase); this encodes MFTLVGSKLASSALASTARTQLRPSTTGFSALGTTINSSITTRTLRSLADLENMSTRTSGVDAASHHSMLPSKVRPKQPASALPPPSIILTLSGPDGPGIVHRISGFLARRNMNIMDSAQFGDPTTGTFFMRVHASEPEPEHGSHPDPSAPNYAQQRNAFLARVKAEFDDEFAKQADVSVKIFGAEEKPRTLIMVSKIGHCLNDLLFRLSNKTLPITVPLIISNHPDYEPLAKANGIPFYHLPIDVAQGKTKEWQEAEMVKLAKQYDIDMIVLARYMQILSPQLCSLFSGRIINIHHSFLPSFKGAKPYHQAFERGVKLIGATAHFVTADLDEGPIIEQAVERVDHAMTPADLVQAGSDVEARVLARAVKWTAERRVLLNGAKTVVFN
- a CDS encoding uncharacterized protein (related to FMO1 - flavin-containing monooxygenase), which produces MTSDAGARRRVAIIGGGPAGLSCLSQLVEIADFDVTLYERRAGFGGVWVYDAQPGACVIRYDSYGRAFALWSGDRKDGSDDGTFRPPGAMYDGLRTNLPCDVMAYRSHPFACGTPMFPDRSTVHEYIERFASQLLQQPHAKHVDVRLATAVCSVRRTSHDAFQAQQRIGSGSKWHVASTHVDSGEKSEDVFDHVVIASGRCNTPWIPTIAGLQSFTGEVIHSAWYRSPLAWQGKTVLVVGNSSSGSDIVRELSGYIVRTLPEGQAATKAYIDACNHAHASRANILHSYQDIDKSPPLDFDPRSNDAPAWAKRITVVPRIDSISHSTVVFHGGQTIDNIDVIVFATGYVYEFPYLDQCVSPFDRCPLIPPPAHQAASAAPASTPAHRTAPFLTWLDDWSLFYAVDASICVLGAPIRIVPMPFTHVQSRIVAAAWSGAILPAPGSTALPRLDPSIPTTDPTKWSTTLPHSTHTNHSSDLGYPSDTAYQNALLGLLPPHLQHPPSTQDQHSNQQQHLPPHLSHEGWSQVAPFRNEQRANTKLLRRSALGY